Proteins found in one Zonotrichia leucophrys gambelii isolate GWCS_2022_RI chromosome 28, RI_Zleu_2.0, whole genome shotgun sequence genomic segment:
- the LOC135458724 gene encoding nascent polypeptide-associated complex subunit alpha, muscle-specific form-like — protein sequence MGGGSPGARGVPALRCRPVPTGGAPASPGAGKGGGSGTGTGRDGPGRAPPALLRRCPARCRRYRARGGSAGSRGSGERRHRGPGASRYRRWVHLGPLPARFQVWGEASGCSGAPGTFGEVSTCSGLQWGTGGFRVPFGAGVTGGLPRSAPPLPDRGLPNRLLLARLPWHRIGIPGQRASVSRATVGPPFPAWAPHTLPAPRGASLTHPGTHGLRAILAQAPHHPTPSNTSRSTPPSSPSNTTTPTPSNTSRSTPPSSPSNTTTPKTPSTTLGSTPASSPSNTTTPTTPSNTSRSTPPSTTTPTTPLNVSGSTPPLSSSNATTAPSSARTPSSNATTAPTPSHTNVSRPTERPSSPAPSSPSPSGPASPPTAPVSTSSVTSGVTSSSRGTAAPGSSEQRPTELSPAVVAVLSLAVCVLLAAVAALLVRRARRGTPPFQHLDEVPMSKVTEGSPVPTPS from the exons ATGGGGGGGGGTTCCCCCGGTGCCCGCGGGGTCCCGGCGCTGCGGTGCCGCCCGGTACCGACAGGGGGCGCCCCCGCCTCCCCCGGGGCGGGTAAAGGCGGCGggagcggcaccggcaccgggcgGGATGGCCCGGGGCGCGCTCCGCCTGCTCTGCTGCGCCGCTGCCCTGCTCGCTGCCGCAGGTACCGGGCACGGGGAGGGTCCGCGGGGTCCCGGGGCTCGGGGGAGAGGCGGCACCGGGGGCCGGGCGCTTCCCGGTACCGGCGGTGGGTGCACCTGGGGCCTCTCCCCGCCCGGTTCCAGGTGTGGGGAGAAGCGTCCGGGTGCTCCGGGGCACCGGGGACGTTCGGGGAGGTCTCCACGTGTAGCGGTCTCCAGTGGGGCACTGGGGGGTTCCGTGTCccctttggggctggggttACCGGGGGGCTGCCCCGGAgcgccccgcccctcccggaCCGCGGGCTGCCAAACCGGCTGCTCCTGGCACGGCTGCCCTGGCACCGCATCGGCATCCCGGGGCAAAGGGCCTCGGTGTCCCGGGCCACCGTGGGCCCCCCGTTCCCAGCCTGGGCCCCCCATACCCTCCCCGCACCCCGAGGGGCCTCGCTCACCCATCCTGGCACGCACGGGCTCCGTGccatcctggcacagg CACCACACCACCCAACTCCATCCAACACCTCGAGATCAACacctccatcatctccatccaACACCACCACACCAACTCCATCCAACACCTCGAGATCAACacctccatcatctccatccaACACCACCACACCAAAAACTCCATCTACTACCTTGGGATCAACACCTGCATCATCTCCATCCAACACCACCACACCAACAACTCCATCCAACACCTCGAGATCAACAccacccagcaccaccacaccAACAACCCCACTCAATGTCTCGGGATCAACACCTCCATTATCTTCATCCAACGCCACCACAGCACCATCTTCAGCCAGGACACCTTCATCCAACGCCACCACGGCACCAACTCCATCCCACACGAATGTGTCCAGACCCACAGAGCgtccatccagcccagccccctcctcacccagcccctctgggcctgcctctcctcccacagcccccGTGAGCACCAGCAGTGTCACCAGCGGtgtcaccagcagctccagagggacagcagcccctgggagctctg AGCAGCGCCCCACCGAGCTGAGCCCTGCCGTGGTCGCTGTCCTCTCCCTGGCCGTGTGCGTGCTGCTGGCGGCGGTGGCCGCGCTGCTGGTGCGGCGGGCCCGGCGCGGGACCCCCCCGTTCCAGCACCTGGATGAGGTGCCCATG aGCAAAGTGACCGAGGGgtcccctgtgcccacccccagctga
- the JUND gene encoding transcription factor JunD — METPFYHDDVLSGLGSGFAPSSGSNGLLLPFPGGSMMKKDALGMALPEQVAAALKAPGAASGEAAGLLGSAELGLLKLASPELERLIIQSNGLVTTTPTSGQFLYPKAAASEEQEFAEGFVKALEDLHKQNQLGGGAAGSGGGAGGGGGGGSGGAGELPAAGMAPEPPVYANLSTYPAVSYAADPGPFAAPPPRLPPPPPPPPLKDEPQIVPEVPSFGESPPLSPIDMDTQERIKAERKRLRNRIAASKCRKRKLERISRLEEKVKSLKSQNTELASTASLLREQVAQLKQKVLSHVNSGCQLLPQHQHQVPAY, encoded by the coding sequence ATGGAAACACCCTTCTACCATGATGATGTGTTGAGCGGCCTCGGCAGCGGCTTCGCTCCGTCCTCCGGCAGCAACgggctcctcctgcctttccccgGCGGCAGCATGATGAAGAAGGACGCGCTCGGGATGGCCTTACCGGAACAGGTGGCGGCGGCGCTGAAAGCCCCCGGCGCGGCCAGCGGCGAGGCGGCGGGACTGCTGGGCTCGGccgagctggggctgctcaagCTGGCGTCCCCGGAGCTGGAGCGGCTCATCATCCAGTCCAACGGGCTGGTCACCACCACCCCGACCAGCGGCCAGTTCCTCTACCCCAAAGCGGCGGCCTCCGAGGAGCAGGAGTTCGCCGAGGGTTTCGTCAAGGCGCTGGAGGACTTGCACAAGCAGAACCAGCtgggcggcggcgcggcggggagcggcggcggcgcgggcggcggcggcgggggaggAAGCGGCGGCGCGGGCGAGCTGCCCGCCGCCGGGATGGCCCCGGAGCCGCCGGTCTACGCCAACCTCAGCACCTACCCGGCCGTCAGCTACGCCGCCGACCCCGGCCCGTtcgcggcgccgccgccgcggctgcctccgccgccgcccccgccgccgctaAAGGACGAGCCGCAGATCGTGCCGGAGGTGCCGAGCTTCGGGGAGAGCCCCCCGCTGTCCCCCATCGACATGGACACGCAGGAGCGCATCAAGGCGGAACGGAAGCGGCTGAGGAACCGCATCGCCGCCTCCAAGTGCCGCAAGAGGAAGCTGGAGCGGATCTCCCGGCTGGAGGAGAAGGTGAAGAGCCTCAAGAGCCAGAACACGGAGCTCGCCTCCACCGCCAGCCTGCTCCGCGAGCAGGTCGCCCAGCTCAAGCAGAAGGTGCTCAGCCACGTCAACAGcggctgccagctcctgccccagcaccagcaccaggtGCCGGCCTACTGA
- the LSM4 gene encoding U6 snRNA-associated Sm-like protein LSm4 — protein sequence MLPLSLLKTAQNHPMLVELKNGETYNGHLVSCDNWMNINLREVICTSRDGDKFWRMPECYIRGSTIKYLRIPDEIIDMVKEEVVSKGRGRGGMQQQKQQKGRGVGGAGRGVFGGRGRGIPGSGRGQQEKKPGRQSAKQ from the exons ATG CTGCCCCTGTCCTTGCTGAAGACGGCGCAGAACCACCCCATG CTGGTGGAGCTGAAGAACGGGGAGACGTACAACGGGCACCTGGTGAGCTGCGACAACTGGATGAACATCAACCTGCGGGAGGTGATCTGCACATCGCGG GACGGGGACAAGTTCTGGAGGATGCCCGAGTGCTACATCCGCGGCAGCACCATCAAGTACCTGCGGATCCCCGACGAAATCATCGACATGGTCAAGGAGGAGGTGGTGTCCAagggccggggccgcgggggcatgcagcagcagaagcagcagaagggcCGTGGGGTCGGAGGAGCTGGGCGAG gtgtttttgggggccgtggccGAGGAATTCCAGGCAGTGGGAGAGGCCAGCAGGAGAAGAAGCCGGGCAGGCAATCGGCCAAGCAGTGA